Proteins from a genomic interval of Sander vitreus isolate 19-12246 chromosome 6, sanVit1, whole genome shotgun sequence:
- the kiaa1143 gene encoding uncharacterized protein KIAA1143 homolog produces MNKNKASGVSWVKPAEPSFLKKFKKDVGYKEGPTVDTKRQVMPTLDDDGSDREDELPQVVVLKEGHLTAEDVKKIKDEIHTGGGAEKDDEPPPDGKILFKKPAKRSSSDKFQGITASSSKKKKSDGGEEESEEKKSGKKVKNNSLLSFGGDEEEEED; encoded by the exons atgaataaaaacaaggcCAGTGGCGTGTCGTGGGTGAAACCAGCGGAACCGTCCTTTCTGAAGAAGTTTAAAAAAGATGTTGGTTATAAAGAAGGACCGACTGTCGATACTAAG CGCCAGGTGATGCCAACCCTCGATGACGACGGGAGTGATCGAGAGGATGAGTTACCCCAAGTTGTGGTTCTAAAAGAAGGACACCTGACCGCAGAGGACGTAAAGAAGATCAAGGACGAAATCCATACTGGTGGTGGCGCAGAGAAAG ATGATGAACCTCCTCCTGATGGTAAAATCCTGTTCAAGAAACCAGCCAAGCGCTCCTCCTCAGATAAATTCCAGGGCATCACTGCCAGCTCcagcaaaaagaagaaaagtgatggaggagaggaggagtcagaagagaaaaaatctggaaagaaagtaaaaaataatagcCTTCTGTCATTTGGaggggatgaggaggaagaggaggactaA